From a region of the Thermomicrobium roseum DSM 5159 genome:
- a CDS encoding bifunctional riboflavin kinase/FAD synthetase gives MRIIRSWSDIPPEPHVVTIGNFDGVHRGHQYLLTTVHERAATRGLPSLAITFDPLPLEVLAPERAPQRLSLTDQRLRLILACGIDRVLLVQFDRSFAALSPKEFVDLLVQSTHLTTIVVGEDFHFGRGRTGDPALLRELGRSHGFEVVVLPRLSELSETISSTRIRQLIAAGAVREAGTLLGRPYALTGTVVAGTGRGSQLGFPTANIAVADRLMLPGDGIYAAIAHLSGSWYPALAYIGSRPTFPGAGHAVEVYLIDQTYPTLRGETITVYFIERIRPDRAFPDAEALVEQMRDDERNGRAVLQAAMADWPPPLVQALHAALEGVEVIDDPGS, from the coding sequence ATGAGGATCATTCGCTCCTGGAGTGACATTCCGCCTGAGCCTCATGTCGTGACCATCGGCAACTTCGATGGTGTCCACCGTGGTCACCAGTACCTCCTCACAACCGTTCATGAACGCGCAGCGACGCGCGGGCTACCGAGCCTGGCGATTACCTTCGACCCGCTACCTCTCGAAGTTCTCGCACCTGAGCGGGCACCGCAACGCCTCTCCCTCACGGATCAGCGACTTCGCCTCATCCTCGCCTGCGGCATCGATCGCGTGCTTCTCGTGCAGTTCGACCGCTCCTTTGCTGCACTCTCCCCAAAAGAATTCGTCGACCTTCTCGTGCAGTCGACGCACTTGACCACGATCGTCGTCGGGGAAGACTTCCATTTCGGGCGTGGTCGAACGGGAGACCCGGCTCTCTTGCGCGAACTCGGTCGATCTCATGGGTTCGAAGTCGTGGTGCTCCCTCGCCTGAGCGAGCTCAGCGAGACGATCTCGTCGACGAGAATTCGCCAGCTGATCGCCGCCGGTGCAGTGCGCGAAGCCGGGACACTGCTCGGTCGGCCGTACGCGCTCACTGGCACGGTCGTCGCTGGCACGGGGAGAGGATCCCAGTTAGGTTTCCCTACGGCAAATATCGCTGTCGCTGATCGGCTCATGCTCCCAGGTGATGGGATCTACGCTGCCATCGCTCATCTCTCGGGTAGCTGGTATCCAGCGCTCGCCTATATCGGCAGCCGTCCGACCTTTCCCGGCGCGGGTCACGCTGTCGAGGTCTACCTGATCGACCAGACCTATCCGACTTTGCGAGGCGAGACGATCACGGTGTACTTCATCGAACGGATCCGACCGGATCGCGCATTTCCCGATGCCGAAGCATTGGTCGAACAGATGCGCGATGACGAACGGAACGGGCGAGCTGTACTTCAGGCAGCGATGGCCGATTGGCCACCACCGCTCGTACAAGCGCTCCACGCAGCCCTGGAAGGAGTCGAGGTGATCGATGATCCCGGTTCATGA
- the truB gene encoding tRNA pseudouridine(55) synthase TruB has product MHGILLVDKPRGWTSHDVVQWVRTRLRVQTVGHGGTLDPAAEGLLVIAVGIATRLVRHAADADKSYVAHIVLGTGTTSDDLEGEPLAASPLSLYRPSLRDVQSALAEFLGEYEQQPPIYSALKVGGVAAYRRARAGQPVPLKRRVVRVNSLRLVQYSYPDLIVSLDCGKGFYVRSFARDLGTRLGTGAYLHGLVRTRVGRFSLASAWSIDELNRVLTPSSWPLIARHPDEFVAELPVLLVPERELRAWYHGAPVRCSASSSPGTTARAYAPDGNWIGLAHFDPQKRYWQPVLVHRDGSGWRG; this is encoded by the coding sequence GTGCACGGCATACTCCTGGTGGACAAGCCACGCGGTTGGACATCCCACGACGTGGTGCAATGGGTCCGCACGCGCCTCCGCGTTCAAACGGTCGGTCACGGCGGCACGCTCGACCCGGCCGCCGAAGGGTTGCTCGTTATCGCTGTCGGTATCGCCACGCGCCTCGTCCGACACGCAGCCGATGCGGACAAAAGCTATGTCGCACACATTGTCCTCGGTACCGGGACGACGAGCGACGATCTCGAAGGTGAACCGCTGGCAGCCTCACCGCTATCCCTGTACCGACCCTCGCTCCGAGACGTCCAGTCGGCACTCGCCGAGTTCCTCGGCGAATACGAACAACAGCCGCCGATCTATTCGGCACTGAAAGTTGGCGGCGTCGCAGCCTACCGGCGTGCCCGGGCTGGTCAGCCAGTGCCGCTCAAACGACGCGTGGTGCGAGTCAACAGCCTACGTCTCGTGCAGTATTCGTATCCGGATCTCATCGTCTCGCTCGACTGTGGGAAGGGATTCTATGTCCGTTCCTTTGCTCGCGACCTCGGTACCCGCTTGGGCACTGGCGCTTACCTGCACGGCCTCGTCCGCACGCGCGTGGGCCGATTTTCGCTCGCTTCCGCCTGGTCGATCGACGAGTTGAATCGTGTGCTCACACCATCATCCTGGCCATTGATCGCTCGTCACCCGGATGAGTTCGTTGCGGAACTCCCCGTTTTGTTGGTTCCTGAACGGGAACTTCGAGCATGGTATCATGGCGCGCCGGTGCGCTGTTCAGCGAGCAGCTCACCTGGCACCACTGCTCGCGCCTACGCCCCAGATGGGAACTGGATCGGACTCGCTCATTTCGACCCACAAAAGCGATACTGGCAGCCGGTCCTCGTGCATCGCGACGGGTCTGGATGGAGAGGCTAG
- a CDS encoding DHH family phosphoesterase, giving the protein MAWELLAGSRTLLIATHANPDADAVASVLALRLVLAEHVQSAVCLTGDGLVPPNLEFLPGAEHLLRDPTSVTDPPDCIALLDCADPTRLGPLFRLHPAWFDGHIPIVNIDHHVTNTRYGSVDLVDPASAATTEVLAHWLEELEQPIVPDVATCLLTGLYGDTLSFQTTSTSARVFELAARLLEAGARQEDIVTHLFRSKPLSTVRLWGAALGRVRYEPPLIWTEITHRMLQEAGASPVEGEGIVNFLVGTHGTAVALLFYEQSEGWRVSLRSADGSVDVARLCQRYGGGGHPRAAGCRLPPGEAARRSFLDDLAAQVSALLSIELPSG; this is encoded by the coding sequence ATGGCCTGGGAGCTCCTCGCTGGTTCGCGCACGTTGCTCATCGCCACGCATGCCAATCCGGACGCTGACGCAGTGGCCTCCGTGCTGGCGCTCCGGCTCGTCCTCGCTGAACACGTCCAGTCGGCTGTCTGCCTCACCGGCGACGGCCTTGTTCCACCGAACCTCGAGTTCTTGCCAGGAGCAGAACACCTCCTTCGTGACCCTACGAGCGTGACCGATCCACCCGATTGCATCGCCCTCCTCGATTGTGCCGACCCGACTCGACTCGGCCCCCTCTTTCGTCTCCACCCCGCGTGGTTCGACGGGCATATTCCGATCGTCAACATCGATCATCATGTGACCAATACGCGGTACGGCTCGGTCGACCTCGTCGATCCCGCCTCAGCCGCGACGACCGAGGTGCTCGCTCATTGGCTGGAGGAACTTGAACAACCGATCGTTCCGGATGTCGCCACCTGTCTCCTCACAGGACTGTACGGCGACACACTCAGCTTTCAAACCACGAGCACGTCCGCTCGCGTCTTCGAACTTGCTGCGCGCTTGCTCGAGGCTGGTGCGCGGCAAGAGGACATCGTCACCCATCTCTTTCGGAGTAAGCCACTGTCGACCGTTCGGCTCTGGGGCGCTGCACTGGGCCGCGTCCGGTATGAGCCGCCATTGATCTGGACCGAGATTACCCACCGTATGCTGCAGGAGGCAGGAGCGAGTCCCGTCGAAGGCGAAGGAATCGTGAATTTCCTCGTCGGGACGCATGGCACGGCGGTAGCACTGCTCTTTTACGAACAGAGCGAGGGATGGCGTGTCAGCTTGCGCTCGGCCGATGGTTCGGTGGATGTCGCTCGCCTCTGCCAGCGCTATGGGGGCGGAGGGCATCCACGAGCAGCGGGGTGCCGCCTTCCCCCGGGCGAAGCTGCCCGACGATCGTTTCTCGACGACCTCGCAGCACAAGTGAGCGCACTACTCAGCATCGAGCTTCCATCGGGGTGA
- the rbfA gene encoding 30S ribosome-binding factor RbfA — MPSYRQARLAEFLRDEIAAIIQRELRDPRLGFVSVTRVEMSPDLRHAKVFVSIYGSHEEQEAALEALQGAAGFIRRLIAPHLHTRHIPELHFKLDRSLEHAEQVARLLRQIQQERQRDESAVESTPESE, encoded by the coding sequence ATGCCCAGCTATCGACAAGCTCGCCTGGCCGAGTTCTTGCGAGACGAGATCGCTGCCATCATTCAACGCGAGCTGCGTGACCCACGGCTCGGCTTCGTGAGCGTGACCCGCGTCGAGATGAGTCCCGACCTTCGCCATGCGAAGGTGTTCGTCTCCATCTATGGGAGCCATGAGGAGCAAGAGGCTGCACTGGAAGCCCTGCAAGGAGCCGCCGGCTTCATTCGCCGCCTTATCGCACCCCATCTCCATACTCGGCATATTCCCGAACTTCATTTCAAACTCGATCGATCGCTCGAGCACGCCGAGCAGGTCGCCCGCTTGCTGAGGCAGATCCAGCAGGAACGGCAAAGGGATGAGTCTGCAGTCGAAAGCACGCCGGAGAGTGAGTGA
- the infB gene encoding translation initiation factor IF-2: MTAQRSSPAASVARGPVEVGSVMTVGELAEAIGVSAVELIKALIRRGVMANINQQIDFETAAKVAADFGVELVERTPEVVHQEKSLAEIVRASAQEPGAVPRPPVVTIMGHVDHGKTKLLDAIRHTNVAEGEAGGITQHIGAYQVEVQGRKITFLDTPGHEAFTAMRARGAQVTDIAVLVVAADDGVMPQTREAVAHARAANVPIIVAINKIDLPTANPARVKQQLAEIGVIVEEYGGDVPVVEVSAKQRLGIEDLLEMILLVADMHELKANPNRPAIGVIIEAKVDQRRGPVATVLVQTGTLKLNDVVVAGATWGRIRAMFDDRGRKVRRAEPSMPVEILGLENVPEAGDYLQVVEDERTAKEIATQRALKRRAEAAEARVVKLDEFHKGLEIGQTRELRLILKADVQGSLEAIQNALAKLNDELEGVGITVVHAATGAISESDVMLAATTGAIVLGFNVRPDVAARRAAEASGVDIRYYNVIYHLLEEVRAGVTGLLAPETREVIDGVAEVREIFRLPNRAVAAGLYVLNGKALRNARVRVIRDGKVIHDGTVASLRRFKEDVREVAAGYECGLTIENFNDLRVGDQIEFYHVERVPRGQ; encoded by the coding sequence ATGACTGCACAGCGGAGCTCGCCTGCTGCGAGTGTCGCCCGCGGCCCTGTCGAGGTCGGAAGCGTCATGACGGTAGGCGAGTTGGCCGAGGCCATCGGCGTCAGTGCCGTCGAGCTCATCAAGGCCTTGATACGCCGGGGCGTGATGGCCAACATCAATCAGCAAATCGATTTCGAGACCGCGGCCAAAGTCGCCGCCGACTTCGGAGTCGAACTCGTCGAGCGCACTCCTGAAGTAGTCCACCAGGAAAAGAGCCTGGCCGAGATTGTCCGAGCCAGTGCCCAGGAGCCTGGTGCCGTCCCTCGACCACCCGTGGTGACGATCATGGGTCACGTCGATCACGGGAAGACGAAGCTCCTCGATGCGATCCGGCACACCAACGTGGCAGAGGGTGAGGCCGGCGGCATCACCCAGCATATCGGCGCGTATCAAGTGGAGGTCCAGGGCCGGAAAATCACCTTTCTCGATACACCCGGTCACGAAGCCTTCACCGCAATGCGCGCTCGCGGGGCACAAGTCACCGACATCGCCGTCCTGGTGGTTGCCGCCGACGATGGCGTCATGCCCCAGACCCGCGAGGCCGTCGCTCACGCTCGTGCCGCCAACGTGCCCATCATCGTCGCCATCAACAAGATCGATTTGCCGACCGCAAATCCGGCCCGTGTCAAGCAGCAGCTCGCTGAGATCGGTGTCATCGTGGAAGAGTACGGCGGTGACGTGCCGGTCGTCGAGGTTTCCGCGAAGCAGCGCCTCGGGATCGAAGATCTTTTGGAAATGATCCTGTTGGTCGCCGATATGCACGAACTCAAAGCCAATCCGAATCGGCCCGCGATCGGGGTCATCATCGAAGCGAAGGTCGATCAGAGACGGGGGCCCGTGGCGACTGTCCTCGTGCAAACCGGGACCTTGAAACTCAACGATGTCGTTGTCGCTGGTGCCACTTGGGGACGGATCCGCGCGATGTTCGATGATCGCGGGCGCAAAGTGCGACGCGCGGAGCCATCCATGCCGGTCGAGATCCTCGGACTGGAGAATGTGCCAGAAGCCGGAGATTACCTGCAAGTCGTCGAGGATGAACGGACCGCGAAGGAGATCGCCACACAGCGCGCACTCAAGCGTCGCGCTGAAGCTGCCGAGGCCCGGGTTGTCAAGCTCGACGAGTTCCACAAGGGACTGGAAATTGGTCAGACGCGTGAACTCCGTCTCATCCTGAAGGCCGACGTGCAAGGAAGTCTGGAGGCGATCCAAAACGCGCTGGCCAAGCTCAACGATGAACTCGAGGGAGTCGGCATCACGGTCGTTCATGCTGCGACCGGCGCCATCTCCGAGTCGGACGTCATGCTGGCTGCCACGACGGGCGCGATCGTCCTCGGCTTCAATGTTCGACCTGATGTCGCGGCCCGCCGCGCCGCTGAGGCCTCGGGCGTCGACATCCGGTACTACAACGTGATCTACCATCTCTTGGAAGAGGTCCGAGCCGGAGTGACTGGACTTCTCGCACCGGAGACGCGCGAGGTCATCGACGGTGTCGCTGAGGTACGCGAGATTTTCCGCCTGCCCAATCGAGCAGTCGCAGCCGGTCTCTACGTCTTGAACGGGAAGGCACTGCGGAACGCGCGAGTTCGCGTCATTCGCGACGGCAAGGTCATTCACGACGGTACCGTCGCATCCCTGCGTCGCTTCAAGGAAGATGTGCGGGAAGTCGCTGCTGGCTACGAGTGCGGCTTGACCATCGAAAACTTCAATGATCTGCGCGTCGGGGACCAAATCGAGTTCTATCACGTCGAACGAGTCCCGCGCGGGCAGTGA
- the rnpM gene encoding RNase P modulator RnpM has protein sequence MSERPDQRKRRGPRLKHLPVRTCVACRARDLKRTFVRIVRTPEGTLAIDPTGKRSGRGAYLCRRFSCWERAANTDVLERALRIPVPQEFRDELLRWADLHIRRDDPPAPETTPEQEDQL, from the coding sequence ATGAGCGAGCGTCCCGACCAGCGCAAGCGCCGCGGACCGCGGCTCAAGCATTTGCCTGTCCGCACCTGCGTCGCTTGCCGCGCTCGAGATCTCAAGCGAACATTTGTCCGTATCGTGCGGACCCCGGAAGGGACGCTCGCCATCGATCCGACCGGAAAGCGGAGCGGGCGCGGCGCGTATCTTTGCCGACGGTTTAGTTGTTGGGAGCGAGCAGCAAATACCGACGTCCTCGAACGTGCTCTCCGCATACCCGTCCCACAGGAGTTTCGTGACGAACTCCTTCGTTGGGCCGATCTGCACATCCGCCGTGACGACCCGCCCGCACCTGAGACAACACCCGAACAGGAGGACCAGCTATGA
- the nusA gene encoding transcription termination factor NusA, giving the protein MKSDLYTAIAQVAAERGIPREAVMESVQQALRTVYKKATGSDEEVEIEIDVNTGKIRIFAPKRVVEKVNDPLSEISIEEARKIDPRAIVGDIVRIERQPSNFGRIAAQTAKQVILQRIRDFERDTIYNEFIDRVGEVLTGTVQRVDARAVILSFGKAEAILPAREQIPGERYRPGQRLKVYLVDVTKDAKGPQLLVSRTHPNLIKRLLELEVPEVASGAVEVMAIAREPGQRSKVAVAARQDKVDPVGACVGVRGVRIQSIVTELSGEKIDVIEWSSDIRTFIANALSPAKPITVILNEDEKVARVVVPPEQMSQAIGKDGQNARLAYKLTGWRIDIKDPESLKGEEALLVRSATSLPELPPDLMALGRQPRLVRPDGTFSIREREFGPLPSDLVLKSVDVEIVNGVVNVYYDRELRARYDFETGRELPLTDDETANVR; this is encoded by the coding sequence ATGAAGAGCGATCTCTACACCGCAATTGCACAGGTGGCTGCCGAGCGCGGCATTCCACGCGAGGCAGTCATGGAGTCCGTCCAGCAAGCACTGCGGACAGTGTACAAGAAGGCGACGGGCTCCGACGAGGAAGTCGAAATCGAAATCGACGTCAACACCGGAAAGATCCGTATCTTCGCGCCGAAGCGGGTCGTCGAGAAGGTAAACGATCCGCTCAGCGAGATTTCCATCGAGGAGGCGCGCAAGATCGATCCCCGTGCGATCGTCGGGGACATCGTCCGGATCGAGCGCCAGCCGTCCAACTTCGGCCGGATCGCGGCCCAGACCGCCAAGCAGGTGATCCTGCAGCGGATCCGGGATTTCGAGCGCGACACGATCTACAACGAATTCATCGATCGCGTCGGCGAAGTCCTGACTGGTACGGTGCAGCGCGTCGATGCGCGTGCGGTAATCCTGAGCTTCGGCAAAGCGGAGGCTATTCTCCCGGCACGGGAGCAGATTCCCGGTGAGCGGTATCGCCCAGGGCAGCGGCTCAAGGTGTACCTGGTCGATGTCACCAAGGACGCGAAGGGACCGCAGCTTTTGGTGTCCCGCACGCACCCGAACTTGATCAAGCGACTGCTCGAGCTCGAGGTACCGGAGGTTGCGAGCGGTGCCGTCGAAGTCATGGCCATCGCCCGTGAACCAGGCCAGCGATCCAAAGTCGCTGTCGCTGCTCGGCAGGACAAGGTCGACCCGGTCGGCGCCTGCGTCGGTGTCCGCGGCGTGCGGATCCAGAGCATCGTCACCGAGCTTTCGGGTGAGAAGATCGACGTGATCGAGTGGTCGTCGGACATCCGCACGTTCATCGCCAACGCCCTGAGCCCGGCCAAGCCGATCACGGTCATCCTCAACGAGGATGAGAAGGTCGCTCGGGTCGTCGTGCCGCCGGAGCAGATGTCGCAGGCGATCGGCAAGGACGGCCAAAACGCCCGGCTGGCGTACAAGCTGACCGGTTGGCGGATCGATATCAAGGATCCAGAGTCGCTGAAGGGGGAGGAGGCACTGCTCGTTCGCTCGGCCACGAGCTTGCCCGAGCTTCCGCCCGATCTCATGGCACTCGGTCGGCAGCCACGCCTCGTTCGCCCGGACGGCACGTTCAGCATCCGGGAGCGCGAGTTCGGTCCGCTGCCCAGCGATCTCGTGCTCAAGAGCGTCGACGTGGAAATCGTCAACGGCGTCGTCAATGTCTATTACGATCGCGAACTTCGTGCTCGGTACGATTTCGAAACCGGTCGTGAGCTACCATTGACCGATGACGAAACGGCGAATGTCCGTTGA
- a CDS encoding gluconeogenesis factor YvcK family protein, whose amino-acid sequence MKLRTWLRPGMFVKRWILLLALGVVTTSLGLAMGLAWIYRNYDFPQRVSGLVRAVTLQFIPHPYRELLMITVGSTLIVLGFWQLSRSLLAPFLDQRVDKRGLAEIIHAHRFGPQEPEFHIVAIGGGTGLSTLLRGLKAHNVAITAIVTMGDDGGSSGRLRQDFNIPPPGDIRNCLVALADAEPLMSELFQFRFPEVGSPLDGHNFGNLFIAAMTHVTGSFERAVAESSRVLAVRGRVMPSTLENITVCAEFADGHVVRGESAIGRERGKIQRIFLDPERPQAYEPALLAILSADLIVLGPGSLFTSVIPNLLVEGIVQSIRLSSALKVFVCNVTTQRGETDGFSVVDHLQALERHAGGPLVDCLLVNSNLEPTRRLAASGVFGVRLDGLHQLAERIHVVLQDVINPEQPWRHDPTKLAAALLELARAAKRGHEFAGGYRELVGLVGKEAGRVSVEAIAQKRG is encoded by the coding sequence ATGAAGCTCCGCACCTGGTTACGCCCGGGAATGTTCGTCAAGCGATGGATCCTGTTGCTCGCACTCGGTGTCGTGACGACGAGTCTCGGGCTCGCCATGGGCCTCGCCTGGATCTACCGCAATTACGACTTCCCCCAACGTGTGTCCGGTCTGGTGCGGGCAGTGACCTTGCAATTCATTCCCCATCCCTACCGGGAACTCTTGATGATCACGGTGGGGAGCACGCTCATCGTGCTCGGTTTTTGGCAACTTTCGCGTTCACTGTTGGCCCCGTTTCTCGATCAGCGGGTAGACAAGCGAGGATTGGCCGAGATCATTCATGCTCATCGCTTCGGTCCGCAAGAGCCAGAGTTCCACATCGTCGCGATCGGTGGGGGGACGGGACTCTCGACGTTGCTTCGTGGTCTCAAGGCGCACAATGTCGCGATTACGGCGATCGTGACGATGGGGGACGATGGTGGAAGCTCTGGTCGGCTACGCCAAGACTTCAATATTCCTCCCCCAGGTGACATCCGCAACTGCTTGGTTGCACTGGCCGATGCCGAGCCCTTGATGAGCGAGCTCTTCCAGTTTCGCTTTCCTGAAGTGGGCTCGCCCTTGGACGGACATAACTTTGGAAATCTTTTCATCGCCGCGATGACTCACGTGACCGGTAGCTTCGAGCGCGCAGTGGCTGAATCATCGCGCGTCCTGGCGGTACGTGGGCGAGTGATGCCGTCGACGTTGGAAAACATCACTGTCTGTGCTGAATTCGCCGATGGGCATGTCGTTCGCGGTGAGTCGGCGATCGGGCGAGAGCGCGGAAAGATTCAGCGCATCTTCCTCGATCCTGAGCGTCCGCAGGCCTACGAGCCTGCCCTCCTGGCCATACTTTCAGCGGATCTGATCGTACTCGGACCGGGCAGCTTATTCACCTCGGTGATTCCCAACTTGCTCGTCGAAGGGATCGTGCAATCGATCCGGCTGTCGTCGGCGCTCAAGGTCTTTGTGTGCAACGTGACGACACAGCGGGGCGAGACGGATGGGTTTTCCGTTGTCGATCATCTCCAGGCGCTCGAACGGCATGCTGGTGGCCCCCTCGTGGATTGTCTGCTCGTGAACTCGAACCTGGAGCCGACTCGGCGACTGGCAGCGAGCGGCGTCTTTGGGGTTCGGCTCGATGGGTTGCACCAGCTCGCTGAGCGGATTCATGTCGTCCTCCAGGATGTGATCAACCCTGAGCAACCTTGGCGGCACGATCCAACGAAGCTCGCGGCTGCGCTGCTTGAGTTGGCACGTGCTGCGAAGCGAGGACACGAGTTTGCTGGAGGATATCGCGAGTTGGTTGGACTGGTCGGGAAAGAAGCTGGTCGAGTGTCCGTGGAGGCGATCGCGCAGAAGCGAGGCTGA
- the gap gene encoding type I glyceraldehyde-3-phosphate dehydrogenase has translation MAVRVGINGFGRIGRQVLKAILEGYDDELEVVAVNDLTTPSTLAHLFAWDSTYGRWDGEVTATEDSIVVDGREIRVFAEREPGKIPWRDLEVELVIESTGLFTDAAKARAHLEAGAQKVIISAPAKGEDITIVLGVNEDAYDPTRHHIVSNASCTTNCLAPVAKVLHEHFGIVRGLMTTVHAYTNDQQLLDAPHRDLRRARAAAMNIVPTTTGAARAVALVLPELKGKFDGFAMRVPVATVSVIDFVVELSRQATAEEINAAFREAAENELNGILGYTEEPLVSSDFRGDSRSAIVDGLSTMVLDGTLAKVVAWYDNEWGYSCRVADLAYYMMIGCFQEE, from the coding sequence GTGGCGGTTCGTGTGGGCATCAACGGGTTCGGGCGAATCGGGCGGCAAGTGCTCAAGGCGATCCTGGAGGGGTACGACGACGAACTGGAGGTGGTCGCGGTTAATGACCTCACGACTCCCTCGACGCTCGCGCATCTCTTCGCGTGGGATTCGACGTACGGACGCTGGGATGGCGAGGTGACTGCGACCGAGGATTCGATCGTGGTCGATGGTCGCGAGATCCGTGTCTTCGCGGAACGGGAGCCGGGAAAGATTCCCTGGCGAGACTTGGAAGTCGAACTCGTGATCGAGTCGACGGGCTTGTTTACCGATGCAGCCAAAGCGCGAGCGCATCTGGAAGCGGGAGCTCAAAAGGTGATCATCTCGGCTCCTGCCAAGGGTGAGGACATCACGATCGTGTTGGGTGTCAACGAGGATGCGTACGATCCGACTCGGCATCACATCGTTTCTAACGCGTCCTGCACGACCAATTGTCTCGCACCGGTCGCGAAAGTTCTTCACGAGCACTTCGGCATCGTGCGCGGGCTCATGACGACGGTCCATGCGTATACCAACGACCAGCAGTTGTTGGATGCGCCACACCGTGACCTGCGGCGTGCGCGCGCGGCAGCGATGAACATCGTGCCAACCACGACCGGCGCAGCACGAGCGGTCGCACTCGTGTTGCCCGAGTTGAAGGGGAAGTTCGACGGCTTTGCGATGCGTGTGCCCGTCGCTACCGTGTCGGTCATCGACTTCGTCGTAGAGCTTTCGCGTCAAGCCACCGCGGAGGAGATCAATGCGGCCTTCCGGGAGGCGGCGGAGAACGAGCTGAACGGCATTCTCGGCTACACCGAAGAGCCGCTGGTCTCGAGTGACTTCCGCGGTGACTCGCGATCAGCGATCGTGGATGGCTTGAGCACCATGGTGCTCGATGGAACGCTGGCGAAAGTGGTTGCGTGGTACGACAACGAGTGGGGGTACTCCTGCCGCGTCGCCGATCTTGCCTATTACATGATGATCGGCTGTTTCCAGGAAGAGTGA
- a CDS encoding phosphoglycerate kinase, whose product MRTVRDLEVEERRVLVRVDYNVPLEGGRVVDDTRIRATLPTLQWLLERRARIILCSHLGRPKGQVREELRLAPVAATLSGLLGQPVRSVRDIVGPEAQEMARRLQPGEVGMLENLRFDPREEQNDAEFAAALAALADCYVNDAFGAAHRAHASVVAVARLLPSAAGFLMEREVQALERVLRSDERPFVLVLGGAKVSDKIGVIENLLPRADALLLGGGMANTFLRARGLETGRSLVEEEKVPEAQRILDLAAARGVRVELPRDVVVAPTMSAVSQRRIVPVTAIPPDQAVYDIGPETVRAYSAVIAGARLLVWNGPMGVYEVPEFREGTKGIAEAVAGCSGFTLVGGGDSAAALQELGLAERVGHLSTGGGATLEYLEGRELPGVAVLMEEA is encoded by the coding sequence TTGCGAACGGTACGCGACCTGGAGGTCGAGGAGCGCCGTGTCCTCGTTCGGGTCGATTACAATGTTCCGCTCGAGGGAGGACGCGTTGTCGACGATACCCGCATCCGGGCTACCTTGCCGACGTTGCAGTGGTTGCTCGAGCGGCGGGCGCGGATCATCCTCTGCTCTCATCTCGGACGGCCGAAGGGACAGGTGCGCGAGGAGTTGCGACTCGCTCCGGTGGCGGCGACGCTGAGCGGGCTTCTCGGGCAACCCGTTCGCTCGGTGCGTGACATCGTCGGACCGGAAGCGCAGGAAATGGCCCGACGCTTGCAACCAGGCGAAGTAGGCATGCTAGAAAACCTCCGCTTCGATCCGCGAGAAGAACAGAACGATGCAGAATTCGCAGCAGCCTTAGCCGCTCTGGCCGATTGCTACGTGAACGATGCCTTCGGTGCAGCGCATCGCGCGCATGCATCGGTCGTTGCGGTCGCTCGTTTATTACCGAGTGCTGCCGGGTTTCTCATGGAGCGGGAAGTCCAAGCGTTGGAACGGGTCCTCCGCAGTGACGAGCGACCGTTCGTCCTCGTGCTCGGCGGCGCAAAGGTATCCGACAAGATCGGGGTGATCGAGAACTTACTACCGCGTGCCGATGCGCTCCTGCTCGGTGGCGGGATGGCAAACACCTTTTTGCGGGCACGGGGGCTCGAGACAGGGCGCTCGTTGGTCGAGGAAGAAAAGGTTCCCGAGGCACAGCGCATTCTCGATCTAGCGGCCGCGCGCGGTGTGCGCGTCGAGCTTCCGCGCGACGTGGTCGTCGCACCGACGATGAGCGCTGTCTCCCAGCGCCGCATCGTACCGGTTACCGCGATCCCTCCTGATCAAGCGGTTTACGATATCGGACCCGAGACGGTGCGGGCGTACTCAGCGGTGATCGCTGGTGCCCGCCTCTTGGTCTGGAATGGTCCGATGGGTGTGTACGAGGTTCCCGAGTTCCGCGAGGGAACGAAAGGGATCGCCGAAGCAGTCGCCGGATGTTCTGGTTTTACGCTCGTGGGTGGGGGCGATTCCGCGGCTGCGCTTCAGGAACTCGGTCTAGCCGAGCGCGTTGGGCATCTCTCCACCGGTGGAGGGGCGACACTCGAGTATTTGGAAGGTCGCGAACTTCCTGGAGTTGCGGTGCTCATGGAAGAAGCCTGA